The Myripristis murdjan chromosome 6, fMyrMur1.1, whole genome shotgun sequence sequence AGGAAACAGCCATCCACACACACCTTGATTGCACTTCCCCACTGCCGGTCAAGTTTCTGCAAATAGGCTAAGAAATTAATCTTCACACTATGACCTGCAGCTGCAGTCTTATTGAGGAAATAGGATTACAGTGGGTGTTGACTTCATTCAGCTACAGGTGAAGCCGGTGGAGGGACACAGGTacacaaacaagtaaacaactAGTGATGAAAAGCACCAGGAAACATCATTTTTGGTTTTTACTATTCTTCACAGATACTCACCACCTCATCTGAGGTAAAGTCTATGAAGCCAGGCAGGATCAAGAAGTCACTAAGAGGAGCgagaaaacagagacacagaatgGGGATGTGAGAAtttgataacaacaacaagaacaaagtcACATTCATCATAATGATTAGtatcattattagtagtaatagtcaTAGTAGTAGCATATAGTGTCAGCTGTGTATGTGAACTGTAGATATACATTCCTACGAAGCAGCAGTTTTCTGACTTAGCTGACAGTGAGCACAGATAATCTGCCGGCCTTTCAACCCACTGAAATCTACCACACTTATCCTCTGCAATCTGATAAAGCCTGCATATAGCCTCCATTAAGGAAACTACACAGACACCCattgacacacatgcacacacacacacgcacaccgtTGGTCCACCTCCCTTTTAATGGCAGATGTCTGTGTAATCGCTCAGTGACTCTTTAAAGtggtattaataataataataatccctcCAAAACCCAAGCAGATGTGTCATCACTGATATGACTACCAACCATTTAATGGGAGACAATGCAtaattgtgtgcatgcatgtttatttgtgtgctCTTGCTTTCATATGtaagtgtatgtgcatgtgtgtcagtgtattaTCAGTATTGTGATGTGGATCTGTGAACTGAACCTGTGTAATTGGTTGTTCTTGGAGCATATCTTACTTGTATGTGAGCCCATCGCCTATAGCAAAGAGCTGTTGTGCTGTTAGTCCATCTTCAGGGACATATCCTGTCCCTCCGCTGATCAAGTAGTCAGCCATGCTGCAATATGAacaaacacgtgcacacacacaatgttcaCCAGGTGCACCAGGTAATATCAGTTGCTCAGAGCCAGGTTTGAATACTTGATAAGCATACAAAGATGTGGCAACACAGTGTATGGACTTTCTATCATGAAAGCTAATGAATGGCTTTATGGATATCCTAGATTTTATATCACGGGATTTCTTGTTCATTATAGAGTTTCCAGATTTTGTGGAGAAGTCGACTGTCACAAAGAAACCTGTTACAAGGACTAtgtatatgttgttgttgttttactctCCTTTCTTTCAACTGTTCTTTTTCTCACAGATAGATCCCattataaatgttgatatgtgaGGTAGGAAAACACTTGACAAAAAGGAATCTGTCCTTGTCAATGGAAACTCCTTCCAGACATTTGTGACGGCAGTACTGCAGGTAAGAGGATTTGGTTATATCATCCTGGCTGCCCAGGTAGCTGACAACTAGGCTTTTAAAAGCCCACAGCCAATGTCAGTAGATAGTAAAACATCGCACTTGCTACAGAAGATGTTCACCAGCCAAGTGTTACTTAatcacaaaagacacaaaagatAACTTCTGTGTAATGAATTCTTTGAACGTCTGGACTCAGGTTAAGGTCATGATCTCATGGTCTATATGAGAGTCCGAGGACTCAAGCGCATAAGACTGACCTCTCTGGTTCATATCCGGCTTGGATACGTGTGGCGCTGTATCGCTGTGCTGCAGTTTCATGCCCGTGTCCATGTGGACTTGTGTGGGCATAGACTCCAAAAGGGTGGGCTTGTTCTCCATCCCTGCTTGCGAGGCGTGGTCGTGCTGGCTCCATGTCCCCTACAATCCTCCGGTAGTCAATCTGGTAGTTGTCCCTCTCACCATCCCCAAACCGGTCATAACTATGACCCTCCATTTCTAGGAAATCCAGGGCTACAATGTCCACAGGCCCTGCCGCCTAACACACAAACTTTAAACACTTCTGATctctgacatacacacaaacacaagcgcACACCCTAACACACAAAGAAAGTAGCAGCAATAGTGTATACTCAAATTTGCAGCAGCAcactatttttttctcaataataaACGCTCATGAACACCTGATGCTTTGAATTCACATGAacacctttaacacacacacacacacacctgtgatgGCAGTGATTAGTCTTgactgtttcatttgttttgctccTGGTGCAAAACAAGCTGACCCAGAATTGGCCAAAATACAAGATTGAACAAACTCAATCTTGCAGTCCCGCAGATGTATGCTGGCTAAAAGGTGAAAATCCTCTCAGTACCCCAAAGATTTTGTCAAAAACATGGAAGCAGCAATAGCAACAAGTCCGTCAAAACAGCATTGTTTTGCCTAGAGGAAAGTCTTCATTGCAGCTGCTCACGGCATACATCCATGGAGAGTGAGGCGACTAACACTCTTGGGCAAGGGAGAACAGAGCGCTGGAAGTTTTGAGCTGACCTGTGGATCAGGTCCACTATCTTGGCACAGCACACTCAGTTATCCCCTGGATCTTTCCCAGCTGGAGGCATGCAGGGCATCAGCAGCCACCAGGGAGAGCAGTCAGGGCCTGCTTAGTAGTGCTGCTTGGTTATTCCTGAGGCTGGGAGCCTCTCTCCACTCTGTTCTCCCGGTGCCTGCTGAGATTAACTCTGTTTCTGACAGTAGCAGACGTCACTCTCCCACAAAGAGGATTGGGAGCATTAATACAGGATGGGGTGGAGTGAGAAGggggtgtgtgtagggtggAGTGAGGGAGTAGGgctgagaaagagaaggaggggtcAAGATGACACTTAAACGCACTTTCCCTTCTGAGGATTACCATGGTGTGAAGATGTGCGTTGTGCTCAAGGAGACAGAACTGTGCATGAGACAAACAAAGGTCAAATCCCAGGATACTGTTTGGCATCATGCTTCTCTCCttcgagacagagagagcagaagagagcgagagacactGTGTGTCAGTCTTTTAATTAACATGCTGTGTAAACAGAAGTCAACCTACTAAACTGCAAGGCAGGAACACAGTGTTAATTGATTTTTCATCCATCAATCCTTGAatagtttatttttcaaagGAACTGTGCTTCTGTGATGTAACACCTTGATTGTTTCTGACAATGTGGCACCACCAGACCTCGctgtgaaacaaaacacactttgaaaATACAAACCTCACAATTCCACTTTTATAAAACTGTTCTAAGACTAGAtgagaaaaaggaaatatagtTTGAAAGGGCAGTATAAGACTTTAACTAATTTGTTTGGACAAACTTGCAGTGTTGGCGCAGTGAAAGCCAAACCTGTACGTTAAACTGAGACAGGCGAGTAACTTTGTTGCCTGGGATGCCCTCAACAACATCATCTGcaggtgactgactgactgactgcttgtGACAGTTACTGAGGGATTGAACCAGAAAAGCCTCTtacccagtctctctctctctctctctctctctctctctctctctctctctctctctctctgtctgttggtctctctttctctcactccccctctatttttgtcctccctcaTCTACTGGTAGGCTGGAACAGTCCCCCATAACCTTAACAGTGCCCAAAATATGTATGCTGCACATTATAATTTACTATGATAAATTAGCCACTGTGAGTGATACACTACATATGTgaactgggatttttttttttttttttttttttttttttttttgttatcctaACCagcattacatttattttcaaaaactctCTACTCTCTACACCAATATGCAGCTTGACACAACAGTTAATTTCAGGCACCAAAACTTCCAAATCACTGTATCTctcttaaccctttgatgcatgaattatgatagccggagtcaagatttttttcttatgtgtttttactcttcttagggcatgaacatttttgtgagtctccatacttctttaaggatgcaggactggtattatcATATCATTATACTAATATTAATGtgttcagcaacaagaactgacagtctctgcataaacctcaatggggggagcagcagagagcattctaacagctgatgtgcaattccaccatagaaaccattgcatttaggagaaaatgtcttttaaacagctgtccactgtagtgaccgctatgcgccaaagggttaaaatcaGGTCACTCCACTGAACCAGCGCTACTTTTCTCCATACAAGAGCACAGTCATAACACTAATGTTAGGTAGCTTGATGAGTAGATGCAATATTTCATGTCAGTCTTTAAGTAACAAATGATTTTGTGCTCTCTAGATTTTTCTTTTggctatgtttttttgttgatgttattgTAATCACTTTGCCCTTTGGttgaaaacactgtaaaacactgtATAGATTAGGTATTTATCTATCtctgaatttattttacaaacttTTTAATTACAAAACAGAGTGACACCTCTTTCTAGAATGAACAACAGTACACATACAAATGCTGCAGCACAGACCCCAGTGGGCCTTATTTTTACCAGTGATTTTTGGCTCACAGCTAttacaaaatatgcaaaattaaaagtaatggaaacaaaaaatatgttgcTTTACATAACAGTACAATTGATGTAGTTTTACAGTTacaaaataatataacaataaaaaaaaaaaaaaaaaaaaaaaaaaaaaaatcacaggtcATGGCTGATCCATTTTGATCTCCGGGTGGACCATGTCTCCAGGGTCATAGCTGATTCATCGTCTGCTGAAATATCCAGAGATCCCGCAGTCACTAAATTCATGACAAACTATTGATCGTGTGGCTTGTCTCATGTAGATACAGCAACTTCAATCAATTGTTTGTCACCCACTGCAAGTAAGCCAGTACTTGCTTTGCTCTGAATATCAGGAGCTACCTAATGGAGGCAAATAATTCCAGTTAATGGCCTTGCATAATAATTTTTCGACATTCAAAGTATCTTGTCTGACCACTTTAAGAGTGAACCTTACTGAGGTTCTCTAGTAGAAGTGGCTCATTTTTGCAGAGGGCGTCATAGAAGGCTGCTTTGACCTTTAACCCTCCTGAGCGCAGAGTTTTATATAGCTCCCTCATTTTCTCCTGGTCTGTCGTTTTAGCTTCAATCCGTGAGTAGGCCTCAGGGTGGACCATGTTCCCAAGGTCGTCTATGATTGGCATTACCATGGACGTTAGTTGAATTAACTTTGCCCTCTGAGTGTCCACGAACTTTCCTATTTTTGAAAAGAGAGGAATCAAAGTAAGAAAAGTAAGGTAAGCCACTGGGTCTAGTTGTGAATATGACCCTTCTACTGTAGATGCCACAGCAATAGCTTGcccatttgttgtttttaaaatataaaaagatgGATTCACTGGAAAATTGCTGCAAACTGTAAGagtaaaacaaaaagataaagcTAAGTACATGTCAAAGTATAATTTTTTTATGCAACTTTATGCATagatttcaaattttttgaCCATTAACAAGGTCAAAAATCCTATCTTTCTCTATTTGTCTGTCTCAGACTACTACTGAGACCCAATTAAGTTTTAAAGACCATTAAAAGCTACAATACATTTAATGGAAATCATTTGCAATAGTGTGAGTCTCACTTTGTGGGCATAGATCAGGAACCAAAATTTTAACATCCTCACCTTTATCTTCAATACGTAGTTTCACTGGATCCACTGAATCCtgttagcaaaacaaaataaaaacaatttaagtCTATATTATATAATTTCACCGTTTTCATAATAACAATATTGTATGGTATTTAGTTAGCGGTATTTAGTTGTTCTCAAACTCAATTTCTACAAGGAttgttgattgttgtttttctttgtttgtttcattttatttcattttgtgtattCTTTATGACTGCAGGGTGGAATCATACATAGAGATATGGTATTAAACATGCAGTCCATTCTTACCAAAATAAGATTTCTTTGAATACAGTGTTTCATTGACAAGAATAACTTAATTACCAGCACATTACAACCATGATGAGGGACCACCTGAGAAAAAAGTGCATTACCATTGTTGAAGCATCCTCAGATCTTGCAAAATTGGGATAATCCACTGTATCATTTGACCGTGCCGCTAGAAAAAAGCAGACATTTCTGCACTGAGTTGCATTGTGGGCATTAAGGAAACAGTtacgatatatatatattcaatcCCAGCCAAGATGTTGTAAAGATATGTACctggaggctgagagagagaacttGGTGCAGTCGCGTATGACGGCAAATGATTGTTTCCTGACTCCTAGAGGAAGATAAAATTATGCATGAGTAATCCAGCAATTTATTTAATGTCACCTTCACCAAATAAAGATaagttaaataattaattaacttaaGTACCAGCTTCATTAAGACTTGATTGACGGCATCACGAATTCCATTCTTATGcctactgtacacacactctgtcacatCAAGGCAGTctgaaacaaaagccaatattttattaaattttgtaaTACAGAGGGCAGAATGTGTCAGAAGTGTAAATACTGCAGGTTGAATAAACGCTAAAAAGCAGCACTCTATCAAAACTTAAGCATTTAGAATAATCCTACTTGATTCTCAAGTGCAAAAAGTACAATTGTCAGTTAGGTGACCATCAGTATAAAGACACAAACCTATGAATGGAGGCCTGTTAGAGGGCTCCCGATCCCAGCATTTCACCATGAGGTCAGCCAGCTCACTGATCCCATCTGCCTGTATCCTGTTGATTTCATCGCAGGGTGGTCTTTTATTCTGCCCAGCCGTCCACAACTCCACACGACTGGTATTGGCATCTACATGAGTTACAGTGAAGACAAAATACATTCAGGCACTCAAATGTACTACGCGCTACCTTCCTATCCTGGCTCCTATTTTGTCATATCCCAGAATATGCTGGGGTGTTTTCTATCAGGATGCTTTTGCATGAACAGTATGTAACACATTTTACAGACATGCATAATTCTTAAAAACTCTCCAAAAAGATACTGCAGTTTCTTTGAGAAAAGGAATAAAATGGGTAAATTTAAACAGGCCCCCAATATCTTGCGTTTACACATGTAAGAGCTACACAGATGTCGCCCCTACGCACCATTCATAAAATTATGAGAACTTGGAATAAAAATGAGTTAAAATAGCCCTCATTTACCTGGATAGGGCTCTTTACCGGTGAGAATTGACCAGAGAAGTATACCATAgctgataaagaaaaaaaaacatatattttggtATACATTTATTATACATGTAAAACTATTTTCAAACAGTATATTACAATACTCATTTGAGAATTGACCTGTAGATGTCATAAGCAGGAACAGGCTGGTATGTTTCAGCAAAAGCCTCTGGGGCCGTGTAGGCTAACGTCCCTCCTTCCAGCACTGTTGTATCTGTGCTACTGTTGGAAAGGCCAAAATCTGCGAGCTACACAGCGAGAGGAAAAACATGACATGGGAGCATTAGAGAGAGATTTAAGAACAACCTCAATCAATCCTCCGTTTAATAGAAGTATCAAAATTTAGGGTCATATCAGCCTACCTTGGCATTGAGGCTTTGATCCAGCAGCACATTACTGGGCTTCAGGTCTGTGTGCAGAAGATGTGCTATTTCGTGGAGGAAGTTCATGCCAAGAGCAACCTGGTGGGCCAACCGGAAGGCCAGGGGCCACGGTGGACGACATAACTGCAGGAGGGACCGCAGGGTGCCCCTTTCCATGAACTCCATGACTATACCCATTTGCATGTCAGATCCCATATCTGGTGGACAGCCCTGATACAGTCCAAAAACCTGCAGCACAAAAGGACTGTCAGCCTTAACCAGGTGACTGGCCTCTCGCTGTAGGGCCTCATCCCTGATGGAGCTGGAGTGAGGTAGGGCACAGGTTAGGAGTTGGTAAGTTTTGGAAGGTTCATTCAGAAAAGGTAGATGATTATCAAGCAAAATCACAGATAGATCAGATATTTATTATTCTCCGTACCCTTCACAATAACGAGACAGCTTAATGGCCACATCAATCTTCAGGGTCTTATACCTCGCCTTGTAAACCTGCCCAAACCCCCCTGAGCCAATCAACTGCCAGTCCTCCAGGCTCTCATCTTCAATCAGCTTAGCCTTGTGGCTCGGTAGTGCCATCTCTtgatgaaacaaggcagagcaaTGGTAGTCTCAATTCTaggaaacacacaaagaaataatcaTGCAGTGGTTAATATGGCATTATTAGATATCCAAATCACAACACATGTATAAACAGGCAATGACTGCTCACACAGTTTCATTGTATGGGCATACAATGTAATGTATGCTCTTCTCACTGCTAGTGTATCCTTGTTTCTTTACATAGAGATTATGGAATCTGAATATGaaattttgtgttgtgttgtttgtgttgtggtggCCTCCACTTAGGGAAAGCCAATGACGGTAGGCTGAATTTAGTTCTGCTGATGTAACTGAGTTGGTCACTGTAGGCCCATAAGAGAGTAAAGAATGATAAGTAGGGTGCTTTACAGCATCTGGAGTAAATTCTTCTTGGGTCGCAATGTTTGCAGGGCAACATATTAATTTCTGTTCTATGggatcctgcagctgctgttctgCCTCCTATTAAATGCTGGATAGTTGCTTCGTTTTAGTGAGTGCTTCTTTGCCACCAGCTTGTGCTTCCAACCTATGGAGGCGTTAAGTGTGGGTAAGTTATAAAacatttcagtatttatttttacctggTTTGCTGACATAAACTTGCTGTAAAccactttcacattttcacagccaTCTTGATGCAAAATAGCAGGTGAACACAGGTTGTTAATCAAATCaagttctgttccatttaatgtagcagagcctttccTGTGAGCCGACccaaatggaacagaaccttcattagtATCACTGGTAACACAGGATTGCcctgtttcatgtcaaatgaCTACTGTGAAAAAAGTCTATACTTGttgcttcattgtgttttttagaCTCATTTAGGTAAGCTGAGTGCTGCTGGGTGGTGTGAGCCACCTTGGTGAGGTCCCTTTGCTGCATGCTGTGACTGGAGCACTGGGCACCTTGGATAACTTTGTTTGCTGTGGTGAGTTTTGTGCACCCCGTTGGACAGTCTACCCCCTTTGGCAGACTCAGCCACCACAGCTTTTAATTAATGGTACTTGGCTAATTTGTATTATCTGAGATTAAATCAATTTCTTAAAGAGTCTGttctaaaatatataaatatattctCCAGTTCTCCCAAGGATGTTTGCTTTGGCCTTCGCCTTACCACTGCTATTGAATCGCTACTCTGTTTATTCTGAGTGAatgaacttgtgtgtgtatttcacctGAATTAGTCTCGAGTGTGAATGGAGTTGTTAACTCCCCAGCATGGTACAGCTTATTATCACTGTAATCCATCTAAGTAAACTGGAATTGGGCCTAACCGCTGTCCACGTGTGACTGTGTTACAACAACCCGTTGGACAAGTTTGTTTGTCAACCAGTTTATTTATAATCTGTTTGACAGGGAAGTCATACCATTTAGTGACACCTTGGAGGAAGACTGCAGACTTGGTGGGGCAGTTGCTATGGCTTAGCTGCAGTTTAGGGTTGAAGACTAGTTTAAACCTGAGATGTCTGGAACAATTCACATGGTCTTTTAACCCCACTGCTGTGTACTCAGACCTAGTTACTGTGTCTTCGCCTAAAAGTCACTAACTCACTGTATCTGAGGTTTAAACTAAACCTGCTACACACACGATGTAACTGAAGTTCAAtctttaataatttaaaaaaaaggtatcTCTTGCCACGACATAGCAGTTGCTTCTGTGTAAGCCAAATGCAACACTCAATACATTTAAATTGAGACACTTCAATAAGTAAGCCAAGAGACTCTGCCAAACTGTTACGTCAGAACAATTGTGAATGGgcccaacaaaaaaaaaaaaaaaaaaaaaaaaaaaaaaaagtgaatttccttcgggatgaataaagtatctatctatctatctatctatctatctatctacaacCACAAGGGTGTTATTTTTAATGCAGATGCCCCAttgggcctgctggtggtgctagaggaaggTCATAGAGATGCCCCAATTGCAAAGTTTCATCCTGGAGCCAACATGAATGTGGTCAACAAAATTCATGGTGATCCAACGAATGGATTTGGAGATATGCCTGTCTGGACCTCACTGCTGACCCACTGACTGTCATAGTGACATAGGACACTTCCCAGCATTCCCTGCATTTGTTGTCTGGTCCAGTGAGAACTCAGTCACCTGATTGCACTAATGCACAAACATCATGCTCATTGAATTGTGCTACTGAATTGTGCTACTTAACGACTGATTTCTTTCCCATAGATCTAAATCTGGATGTTACTAGAGGGCAgtctttgtgtctgaaggttgTACCATGAGAGGGTGTAATTGTTTAACTGTATCATGCAGTACAACTGCATGGAAATATTTACAGTCATATTTCTTATTTAGGCAAGAACCTTTTTTTAGTCACCCATCTGTATgttatatttttaatgtttttgtttgcaagAATCAAAGTGCACATTGCCTACaaattataaaatatatgtGGGTAATTCTTCAATTTGGGTAACTTTTCAGTCCCTGGcctaaaatttcatgaaaaaaattaaaatcatattaggttttgtcacatttgctaagtagcaataaaattaaccctgaacttttttattgtctctttgtcatgtatttttatacttttttaaatgtgttttatgtcaaattTTCAGTGCTTTGGCCATGTCCCCAGCCCAGAGTGTGGTACTTCAACTAtgttataaagtgaaaaaaagtttaaaaataactaaatttttacattatacttcttcaaaacaagttgaataaataaatttcacatagatatttcattttaatgtgccatatgtgggttttctcaaacaaaatatGGCTGTCCCTAAGTACTGTGGTCATTACCATCACTTTGAACAAATCACAGAATAATAAAGTTTTTCCAAAATCAGTTCACTTCACTCATCTGCATATGTGAAGAGGCAGATGAGCACATGGCTGTCAAGAggaaagtttgacattttgatcatcAGAAATGTAAGTAAATTCAAGATTTATATAGGGTGACAGTAGAGTATGTTTATTACACGTCATTACCAAATAAGCttcaatgttgttattttagtgtagttttatgaaaatttgctctgtttgtgtgtagctAGAGTGCATTTTATGCTAGCTGTTGGGTTAGCCTTGCCAAGTCATACAATGAGCTATTTTTTACCAGGAAAGtaagaaatgtcattaccatcacacgtcattaccaccacacaataagctgtgatggtaaagacaaactgtggtggtgatgacatttctttttttttcttgcctcatactcaatgatttttccttatttaatgGAGATAACTGAGTAaagataaaattcacagatatacaatacaggccaaaagtttagacacacctcattcaatgcgttttctttattttcatgactatttacattgtagattctcactgaaggaatcaaaactatga is a genomic window containing:
- the LOC115360458 gene encoding receptor-interacting serine/threonine-protein kinase 3-like isoform X2 yields the protein MALPSHKAKLIEDESLEDWQLIGSGGFGQVYKARYKTLKIDVAIKLSRYCEGSIRDEALQREASHLVKADSPFVLQVFGLYQGCPPDMGSDMQMGIVMEFMERGTLRSLLQLCRPPWPLAFRLAHQVALGMNFLHEIAHLLHTDLKPSNVLLDQSLNAKLADFGLSNSSTDTTVLEGGTLAYTAPEAFAETYQPVPAYDIYSYGILLWSILTGKEPYPDANTSRVELWTAGQNKRPPCDEINRIQADGISELADLMVKCWDREPSNRPPFIDCLDVTECVYSRHKNGIRDAVNQVLMKLESGNNHLPSYATAPSSLSQPPAARSNDTVDYPNFARSEDASTMDSVDPVKLRIEDKGKFVDTQRAKLIQLTSMVMPIIDDLGNMVHPEAYSRIEAKTTDQEKMRELYKTLRSGGLKVKAAFYDALCKNEPLLLENLSSS
- the LOC115360458 gene encoding receptor-interacting serine/threonine-protein kinase 3-like isoform X1, producing the protein MALPSHKAKLIEDESLEDWQLIGSGGFGQVYKARYKTLKIDVAIKLSRYCEGSIRDEALQREASHLVKADSPFVLQVFGLYQGCPPDMGSDMQMGIVMEFMERGTLRSLLQLCRPPWPLAFRLAHQVALGMNFLHEIAHLLHTDLKPSNVLLDQSLNAKLADFGLSNSSTDTTVLEGGTLAYTAPEAFAETYQPVPAYDIYSYGILLWSILTGKEPYPDANTSRVELWTAGQNKRPPCDEINRIQADGISELADLMVKCWDREPSNRPPFIDCLDVTECVYSRHKNGIRDAVNQVLMKLESGNNHLPSYATAPSSLSQPPAARSNDTVDYPNFARSEDASTMDSVDPVKLRIEDKGKFVDTQRAKLIQLTSMVMPIIDDLGNMVHPEAYSRIEAKTTDQEKMRELYKTLRSGGLKVKAAFYDALCKNEPLLLENLSKVHS